A single Bdellovibrio sp. ArHS DNA region contains:
- a CDS encoding Fur family transcriptional regulator — protein sequence MSKCGSERKNIDIESLNERVRKAGMKLTQQRTQMLKILLEQPDPVSADEIFKKIDDKSGGMDLVTIYRILKKFEEAAIVSRLEFGDGVARFELALESGHHHHHVICRQCQRVEPIHICDLDQHIKMVETMGYKQVSHRLDFFGVCSRCQ from the coding sequence ATGTCTAAATGTGGCAGTGAACGCAAAAATATCGATATTGAATCCTTGAACGAAAGGGTTCGTAAGGCGGGGATGAAGCTCACCCAGCAGCGGACACAAATGCTAAAAATTCTTTTAGAACAACCGGATCCTGTTTCCGCAGACGAAATCTTCAAAAAAATCGATGATAAATCCGGTGGAATGGATCTGGTCACCATCTATCGTATTCTTAAAAAATTCGAGGAAGCCGCGATCGTCTCTCGCTTGGAATTCGGTGACGGGGTGGCCCGTTTTGAATTGGCGTTAGAATCGGGACATCACCATCACCACGTGATTTGTCGTCAATGCCAACGGGTGGAGCCTATTCATATTTGCGACCTGGATCAGCATATTAAGATGGTCGAAACCATGGGCTACAAACAGGTTTCGCATCGTCTGGATTTCTTCGGCGTTTGTTCACGCTGTCAGTAA